A single Polyodon spathula isolate WHYD16114869_AA chromosome 6, ASM1765450v1, whole genome shotgun sequence DNA region contains:
- the LOC121316961 gene encoding required for meiotic nuclear division protein 1 homolog isoform X1 encodes MAVRIPVLRTCFQHFPVKTAFIRLFTEGPARSKQTFCRQQKAQQWNLTQPSLCPAVHLTQRNTSQLHKVKRYFSQPSIKQRYFNAFTGTLQKDTHGGFSASLSDKWQTCIHSTRHQGLLERFYSTPTGTRLVTKQAGLPGKRLPKGPRTKQPSRANQPPLEITEDMMQCIAYATADQYHLATLCHDLVASGFYQITDLPRDAANVLVVCTEMASKPNDHGIIFFFREGSVVFWNVEDKTTKHVMRILEKHEIQPYEVALVHWENEEINYRVGEGNSKLHRGDILLNSELEPDQAVLEKFAFSNALSLSVKLAIWEVSLDNFVESIQSIPEMLKSGKRVKLTRAEVMQKIGELFALRHCINLSSDLLITPDFYWDRENLEQLYDKTCQFLSINRRVKVMNEKLQHCTELTDLMRNHLSEKHGLRLEWMIVILITIEVMFELARVLF; translated from the exons ATGGCTGTTCGAATACCAGTCCTCCGAACGTGTTTTCAACACTTCCCTGTTAAAACAGCCTTCATTAGACTATTCACTGAGGGTCCAGCCAGGAGCAAGCAGACTTTTTGTAGACAGCAGAAGGCTCAACAATGGAACCTCACCCAGCCTTCCTTGTGTCCTGCAGTACATTtaacacagagaaacacatcACAGTTACACAAAGTGAAGAGGTATTTTTCACAACCCAGCATCAAGCAACGGTATTTCAACGCATTCACTGGCACTCTCCAGAAAGATACTCATGGGGGCTTTTCAGCTAGTTTGTCGGATAAATGGCAAACATGCATCCATTCCACAAGGCACCAAGGATTACTGGAGCGGTTTTACTCAACACCCACAGGGACCAGGCTGGTTACGAAACAGGCAGGGCTGCCAGGGAAGAGACTACCAAAGGGACCAAGGACCAAGCAGCCATCCAGAGCCAACCAACCCCCTCTAGAAATAACAGAG GACATGATGCAGTGCATAGCTTACGCAACAGCAGATCAGTATCACCTGGCAACATTGTGCCATGATCTGGTGGCCAGTGGATTTTATCAAATTACAGACCTGCCCAGAG ATGCTGCAAATGTTCTTGTTGTCTGTACTGAAATGGCTTCAAAACCAAACGATCATGGAATAATCTTCTTTTTCAG GGAGGGGTCTGTTGTGTTCTGGAATGTGGAAGATAAAACA acaaaacaTGTGATGCGAATCTTGGAAAAGCATGAGATCCAGCCCTATGAAGTTGCTCTTGTTCACTGGGAGAATGAAGAAATAAACTACAGAGTAGGAGA AGGAAACTCAAAGTTGCATCGCGGAGATATTCTACTGAACTCGGAGCTAGAACCTGACCAGGCAGTGCTGGAGAAGTTTGCCTTCTCAAATGCACTCTCACTGTCAG TGAAGTTAGCAATCTGGGAGGTGTCGCTTGATAACTTTGTGGAGTCTATTCAGTCAATTCCTGAG atGCTGAAATCAGGAAAAAGAGTAAAGCTGACCCGGGCAGAAGTTATGCAAAAGATTGGTGAACTCTTTGCACTAAG GCACTGTATAAACCTGAGCTCCGACCTGCTGATTACCCCTGACTTCTACTGGGACCGAGAAAACTTGGAACAGCTCTATGACAAAACCTGTCAATTCCTGAGCATCAACCGCAGAGTTAAG GTGATGAATGAAAAGCTCCAGCACTGCACGGAGCTGACTGACCTGATGCGGAACCACCTGAGTGAGAAGCATGGCCTGCGGCTGGAGTGGATGATTGTAATACTGATTACTATTGAG
- the LOC121316961 gene encoding required for meiotic nuclear division protein 1 homolog isoform X2: MAVRIPVLRTCFQHFPVKTAFIRLFTEGPARSKQTFCRQQKAQQWNLTQPSLCPAVHLTQRNTSQLHKVKRYFSQPSIKQRYFNAFTGTLQKDTHGGFSASLSDKWQTCIHSTRHQGLLERFYSTPTGTRLVTKQAGLPGKRLPKGPRTKQPSRANQPPLEITEDMMQCIAYATADQYHLATLCHDLVASGFYQITDLPRDAANVLVVCTEMASKPNDHGIIFFFREGSVVFWNVEDKTTKHVMRILEKHEIQPYEVALVHWENEEINYRVGEGNSKLHRGDILLNSELEPDQAVLEKFAFSNALSLSVKLAIWEVSLDNFVESIQSIPEMLKSGKRVKLTRAEVMQKIGELFALRSN, translated from the exons ATGGCTGTTCGAATACCAGTCCTCCGAACGTGTTTTCAACACTTCCCTGTTAAAACAGCCTTCATTAGACTATTCACTGAGGGTCCAGCCAGGAGCAAGCAGACTTTTTGTAGACAGCAGAAGGCTCAACAATGGAACCTCACCCAGCCTTCCTTGTGTCCTGCAGTACATTtaacacagagaaacacatcACAGTTACACAAAGTGAAGAGGTATTTTTCACAACCCAGCATCAAGCAACGGTATTTCAACGCATTCACTGGCACTCTCCAGAAAGATACTCATGGGGGCTTTTCAGCTAGTTTGTCGGATAAATGGCAAACATGCATCCATTCCACAAGGCACCAAGGATTACTGGAGCGGTTTTACTCAACACCCACAGGGACCAGGCTGGTTACGAAACAGGCAGGGCTGCCAGGGAAGAGACTACCAAAGGGACCAAGGACCAAGCAGCCATCCAGAGCCAACCAACCCCCTCTAGAAATAACAGAG GACATGATGCAGTGCATAGCTTACGCAACAGCAGATCAGTATCACCTGGCAACATTGTGCCATGATCTGGTGGCCAGTGGATTTTATCAAATTACAGACCTGCCCAGAG ATGCTGCAAATGTTCTTGTTGTCTGTACTGAAATGGCTTCAAAACCAAACGATCATGGAATAATCTTCTTTTTCAG GGAGGGGTCTGTTGTGTTCTGGAATGTGGAAGATAAAACA acaaaacaTGTGATGCGAATCTTGGAAAAGCATGAGATCCAGCCCTATGAAGTTGCTCTTGTTCACTGGGAGAATGAAGAAATAAACTACAGAGTAGGAGA AGGAAACTCAAAGTTGCATCGCGGAGATATTCTACTGAACTCGGAGCTAGAACCTGACCAGGCAGTGCTGGAGAAGTTTGCCTTCTCAAATGCACTCTCACTGTCAG TGAAGTTAGCAATCTGGGAGGTGTCGCTTGATAACTTTGTGGAGTCTATTCAGTCAATTCCTGAG atGCTGAAATCAGGAAAAAGAGTAAAGCTGACCCGGGCAGAAGTTATGCAAAAGATTGGTGAACTCTTTGCACTAAGGTCAAATTAA
- the armt1 gene encoding damage-control phosphatase ARMT1 isoform X1, with protein sequence MASQVVQQAVPDSLSAKYKGTFAYLTIRDRLPTILTKVIDTIHRNKNKFFEEHGEEGVEAEKRAISLLSKLRNELQTDKPVLLLSDGLPDMEQWNQYVERQQALLDVDEAPSWFKSPWLYVECYMYRRIEESVKLNPPICDFDVFEEGKTQSFFESQQAIMAICTYLQGLHKNMEDLSEEQLLEQFLKLVQVSLWGNKCDLSISAGQDNSQRSSPIDSLETLKHMILVDDSRLVWSVLMNSRAAGGPVKPVARVDIVLDNAGFELVTDLVLADFLLSSKLASEVHFHGKCIPWFVSDTTRKDFEWTMRQVQSANHKWMSKCGFQWQGYMKQGTWVYHDHPFWTLPHEFCDMSKDAPDLYAKLQKSDLIFFKGDLNYRKLTGDRRWDYTVSFDKALRGFQPAPLCSLRTLKADVQVGLRPGQGEKLAATDPDWMTSGKYSVIQFSSPYKE encoded by the exons ATGGCTTCTCAGGTTGTGCAGCAAGCGGTTCCCGACTCTCTTTCTGCTAAATATAAAGG aaCCTTTGCATATTTAACCATCAGAGACAGACTGCCAACGATTCTGACAAAGGTTATTGATACAATCCATCGAAATAAAAACAAGTTCTTTGAAGAGCATGGAGAG GAGGGTGTGGAGGCTGAAAAGAGAGCAATTTCCCTCCTTTCCAAGTTACGAAACGAGCTACAGACAGACAAGCCAGTACTTCTTCTGAGTGATGGGCTCCCGGACATGGAGCAGTGGAACCAGTATGTAGAGAGGCAGCAGGCATTACTGGATGTGGACGAGGCCCCCAGCTGGTTCAAGTCACCTTGGCTGTACGTGGAGTGCTACATGTACAGAAGAATTGAGGAATCTGTGAAACTTAA TCCGCCGATTTGTGACTTTGATGTGTTTGAGGAAGGGAAAACTCAAAGCTTTTTTGAGTCTCAACAGGCCATAATGGCGATTTGCACTTATCTACAAGGTCTGCATAAAAACATGGAAGATCTGTCCGAGGAGCAGCTGTTGGAGCAATTTCTGAAACTGGTGCAG GTGTCCTTGTGGGGAAACAAGTGTGACCTTTCCATTTCTGCTGGGCAGGACAACTCCCAAAGGTCCAGTCCAATAGATTCCCTAGAGACTCTGAAACATATGATCTTGGTAGATGATTCAAGATTGGTTTGGTCAGTACTAATGAACAGCAGGGCGGCAGGCGGTCCTGTGAAACCCGTAGCAAGAGTGGACATCGTCCTCGACAATGCTGGCTTCGAACTCGTCACAGACCTGGTCCTGGCCGACTTTCTGCTGTCTTCCAAACTTGCTTCGGAAGTCCACTTCCATGGGAAGTGCATACCTTGGTTTGTCTCCGACACTACGAGAAAGGATTTTGAGTGGACGATGAGACAGGTCCAGTCAGCCAATCATAAATGGATGTCCAAGTGTGGCTTTCAGTGGCAAGGCTACATGAAGCAAGGTACCTGGGTGTACCACGATCATCCTTTCTGGACTCTTCCTCATGAGTTTTGTGACATGTCTAAAGATGCTCCTGATCTATATGCCAAGCTCCAGAAGTctgatttaatatttttcaagggtGATCTGAACTATAGAAAATTGACAGGTGACAGAAGGTGGGATTATACAGTCTCTTTTGATAAAGCTTTGCGAGGGTTTCAACCAGCACCGCTTTGCAGTTTGAGAACATTGAAAGCAGATGTTCAAGTGGGTCTCAGGCCTGGGCAGGGTGAAAAGCTGGCTGCTACAGATCCTGACTGGATGACCAGTGGAAAATATTCAGTAATCCAGTTCAGCAGTCCTTACaaggaatag
- the armt1 gene encoding damage-control phosphatase ARMT1 isoform X2, producing MEQWNQYVERQQALLDVDEAPSWFKSPWLYVECYMYRRIEESVKLNPPICDFDVFEEGKTQSFFESQQAIMAICTYLQGLHKNMEDLSEEQLLEQFLKLVQVSLWGNKCDLSISAGQDNSQRSSPIDSLETLKHMILVDDSRLVWSVLMNSRAAGGPVKPVARVDIVLDNAGFELVTDLVLADFLLSSKLASEVHFHGKCIPWFVSDTTRKDFEWTMRQVQSANHKWMSKCGFQWQGYMKQGTWVYHDHPFWTLPHEFCDMSKDAPDLYAKLQKSDLIFFKGDLNYRKLTGDRRWDYTVSFDKALRGFQPAPLCSLRTLKADVQVGLRPGQGEKLAATDPDWMTSGKYSVIQFSSPYKE from the exons ATGGAGCAGTGGAACCAGTATGTAGAGAGGCAGCAGGCATTACTGGATGTGGACGAGGCCCCCAGCTGGTTCAAGTCACCTTGGCTGTACGTGGAGTGCTACATGTACAGAAGAATTGAGGAATCTGTGAAACTTAA TCCGCCGATTTGTGACTTTGATGTGTTTGAGGAAGGGAAAACTCAAAGCTTTTTTGAGTCTCAACAGGCCATAATGGCGATTTGCACTTATCTACAAGGTCTGCATAAAAACATGGAAGATCTGTCCGAGGAGCAGCTGTTGGAGCAATTTCTGAAACTGGTGCAG GTGTCCTTGTGGGGAAACAAGTGTGACCTTTCCATTTCTGCTGGGCAGGACAACTCCCAAAGGTCCAGTCCAATAGATTCCCTAGAGACTCTGAAACATATGATCTTGGTAGATGATTCAAGATTGGTTTGGTCAGTACTAATGAACAGCAGGGCGGCAGGCGGTCCTGTGAAACCCGTAGCAAGAGTGGACATCGTCCTCGACAATGCTGGCTTCGAACTCGTCACAGACCTGGTCCTGGCCGACTTTCTGCTGTCTTCCAAACTTGCTTCGGAAGTCCACTTCCATGGGAAGTGCATACCTTGGTTTGTCTCCGACACTACGAGAAAGGATTTTGAGTGGACGATGAGACAGGTCCAGTCAGCCAATCATAAATGGATGTCCAAGTGTGGCTTTCAGTGGCAAGGCTACATGAAGCAAGGTACCTGGGTGTACCACGATCATCCTTTCTGGACTCTTCCTCATGAGTTTTGTGACATGTCTAAAGATGCTCCTGATCTATATGCCAAGCTCCAGAAGTctgatttaatatttttcaagggtGATCTGAACTATAGAAAATTGACAGGTGACAGAAGGTGGGATTATACAGTCTCTTTTGATAAAGCTTTGCGAGGGTTTCAACCAGCACCGCTTTGCAGTTTGAGAACATTGAAAGCAGATGTTCAAGTGGGTCTCAGGCCTGGGCAGGGTGAAAAGCTGGCTGCTACAGATCCTGACTGGATGACCAGTGGAAAATATTCAGTAATCCAGTTCAGCAGTCCTTACaaggaatag